Proteins encoded in a region of the Podarcis muralis chromosome 4, rPodMur119.hap1.1, whole genome shotgun sequence genome:
- the LOC114596048 gene encoding interferon alpha/beta receptor 2-like — MMAFFMGPLHFYKFVYIGALISALCNLIETSAELKLKMMAEDFEYILTWEAGNNTGTATCYNVMYKERSSVCPWLSKSAGRNQVHDSSFSKSKSQQNEAPVSGELAVCPAGAWSKRGTDRYPRPNMKIVAECSNITRSFCNLTKEFTDPCKAYIIVVDQVTESGVHYSAIQFSPYADTCLTPPQFDISACPSCANVTVKLSASLLHVYQELDYTVTLIRDNVKEKRVVNTTRQESFHTVIGDLSFNTNYCIAVDVKTSLNSQCAPSVPKCLILSSNNISGHIILPALFGILMSLAVVLIPFVLYKTGFICLRWRKWPSVLSIMPKLDYSLFKSEPEEVHTVQVTQESKKKVCGYNSDEEDSESIAGNDDLYTARSFLGQTSKSCSQEDSAEPPSLDCSSTTSKIADPQDDETEKLLLIGCSSATSEMPRPVDAEAENPQNDTSKEESPTIQIFHHPPEVDSANEPDLECSNCSNVNLNTVVLGISGKNMDIPATLSPFEEDASDSKELCVSDAFELKHFTDALEMQNSDIHNLSCSWQNSNGSGESESSDSETDCVGEYMSR, encoded by the exons ATGATGGCATTTTTCATGGGACCACTACATTTCTACAAATTTG TGTACATCGGTGCTCTGATTTCTGCTCTGTGCAATTTAATTG AAACATCTGCTGAACTCAAGCTGAAAATGATGGCAGAGGATTTTGAGTACATTTTAACATGGGAAGCTGGAAATAATACAGGGACAGCCACATGCTACAATGTGATGTATAAAGAGAGAAG CTCAGTTTGTCCTTGGCTATCAAAATCAGCGGGAAGAAACCAGGTGCATGATTCTTCTTTCAGTAAGTCCAA GTCCCAGCAAAATGAGGCTCCAGTATCTGGAGAACTGGCCGTTTGTCCAGCTGGTGCATGGTCCAAAAGAGGCACAGACCG TTATCCCAGACCGAATATGAAGATTGTCGCAGAGTGTTCCAATATCACACGTTCATTCTGTAACTTGACAAAAGAGTTTACAGATCCCTGCAAGGCATACATAATTGTAGTGGATCAGGTCACAGAAAGTGGAGTACATTATTCAGCTATTCAGTTCAGTCCATATGCTGACA CATGCCTAACACCACCCCAGTTCGATATCTCTGCTTGTCCAAGCTGCGCAAATGTGACAGTGAAACTTTCAGCCTCATTACTTCATGTATACCAAGAGCTTGATTATACGGTCACATTGATAAGAGACAATGTCAAGGAAAAG cGTGTTGTCAATACAACCAGACAAGAGAGTTTCCACACTGTCATTGGAGATTTGAGTTTCAATACAAATTATTGTATTGCTGTTGATGTGAAAACAAGTCTAAATAGTCAGTGCGCTCCGTCTGTCCCCAAATGCCTTATCCTCAGCTCCAATAATATATCAG GTCATATTATATTACCAGCGTTATTTGGCATATTAATGTCGTTGGCAGTAGTACTCATTCCATTTGTCCTGTATAAAACGGGTTTTATTTGCTTAAGATGGAGGAAATGGCCAAGCGTCTTG agCATCATGCCAAAATTAGACTATTCcctttttaaatcagaaccagaagAAGTGCACACCGTCCAGGtcacccaagaaagtaaaaaaaaagtatgtgGCTACAATTCCGATGAAGAAGACAGTGAAAGCATTGCTGGAAATGATGATTTATATACTGCACGTAGTTTTTTGGGGCAGACTTCAAAGTCCTGCTCGCAGGAGGACAGTGCAGAGCCACCATCCCTAGACTGCTCATCCACTACAAGTAAAATAGCTGACCCCCAGGATGATGAAACAGAAAAGCTTCTGCTCATCGGCTGCTCATCTGCTACAAGTGAAATGCCTAGACCTGTAGATGCTGAAGCAGAAAACCCTCAGAATGATACTAGCAAAGAAGAAAGCCCAACAATTCAAATATTTCATCATCCTCCTGAAGTGGACTCCGCTAATGAGCCAGACCTGGAATGTAGCAACTGTTCCAACGTAAACTTAAATACTGTGGTGCTAGGAATATCTGGCAAAAATATGGACATTCCTGCAACATTAAGCCCTTTCGAAGAGGATGCATCAGACTCGAAAGAGTTGTGTGTTTCTGATGCATTTGAACTGAAACATTTCACTGATGCGCTAGAAATGCAGAACTCTGACATTCATAACCTCTCTTGTTCCTGGCAAAATTCTAATGGGTCTGGAGAAAGTGAGTCATCGGATTCAGAAACGGACTGTGTTGGTGAATACATGAGCAGATGA
- the IL10RB gene encoding interleukin-10 receptor subunit beta isoform X1: MDPRGWPCLICSCLFWSVHGMVPEPQNVRLHSVMFDTFLQWDPPHFHKGSMTYTVQYKVYVYGNGFTDLCQRTDVTKCNISSIPIHGSYIVRLRTEVEEERSDWVNITFTPFSDTIIEPPAVQAEATTPGVLIVQITDPLVSRDGGKYSIKHFYGHGFVTYKMRIWKKDYDGEQVRYVNITQSSKTLPDLDPGTTYCLQAQAFIVELNKNGDWSNALCITTTDNGINTVQLTIILLSVLALLPFICFMILHVYRWAKYIFLPSYYLPQHFIEFLSKPFYSSQFLASQSQGEEQSYDKIIVLSEESKNDNESEEQMRNAKQLLQGSHEEILRPKEVSDFTPLVHS, encoded by the exons ATGGACCCACGAGGCTGGCCCTGCCTCATTTGCAGCTGCCTCTTCTGGTCAG TGCATGGGATGGTACCAGAACCTCAGAATGTAAGACTTCATTCAGTTATGTTCGACACTTTTCTCCAGTGGGATCCACCTCATTTTCACAAAGGAAGCATGACTTACACAGTTCAGTATAAAGTGTATGT ATATGGAAATGGGTTCACTGATTTATGCCAAAGAACTGACGTCACAAAGTGCAATATTTCAAGTATCCCTATACATGGTAGTTACATTGTAAGACTTAGAACTGAAGTTGAGGAGGAGCGATCAGACTGGGTAAACATCACCTTCACACCATTCAGTGACA CAATCATTGAACCACCTGCTGTACAAGCTGAAGCTACAACACCCGGGGTCTTGATTGTACAAATCACAGACCCACTTGTTTCTAGAGATGGTGGCAAATATTCCATAAAACATTTTTATGGCCATGGTTTTGTGACTTACAAGATGCGAATTTGGAAGAAAGATTATGATGGTGAACAG GTTAGATATGTGAATATAACACAGTCTTCTAAAACATTGCCTGATCTGGATCCTGGGACAACATATTGCCTTCAGGCTCAAGCATTTATTGTtgaattaaataaaaatggggaCTGGAGTAACGCTTTATGTATCACTACAACTGACAATG GTATAAATACAGTGCAGCTGACTATTATCCTGCTATCAGTGTTGGCTTTGTTACCTTTCATCTGCTTTATGATTTTACATGTTTATCGATGGGCCAAATACATCTTCTTACCTTCGTATTATTTACCACAACATTTCATAGAG ttTTTAAGCAAGCCTTTTTACAGTTCTCAGTTTCTTGCATCTCAGTCTCAAGGAGAAGAACAGTCCTACGACAAGATAATTGTCCTTTCAGAGGAGTCAAAAAACGATAATGAATCTGAGGAACAAATGAGAAATGCAAAGCAGCTACTCCAAGGTTCTCATGAAGAAATCCTTAGGCCAAAAGAAGTTTCAGATTTTACGCCTCTGGTACACTCTTAA
- the IL10RB gene encoding interleukin-10 receptor subunit beta isoform X2: protein MDPRGWPCLICSCLFWSVHGMVPEPQNVRLHSVMFDTFLQWDPPHFHKGSMTYTVQYKVYGNGFTDLCQRTDVTKCNISSIPIHGSYIVRLRTEVEEERSDWVNITFTPFSDTIIEPPAVQAEATTPGVLIVQITDPLVSRDGGKYSIKHFYGHGFVTYKMRIWKKDYDGEQVRYVNITQSSKTLPDLDPGTTYCLQAQAFIVELNKNGDWSNALCITTTDNGINTVQLTIILLSVLALLPFICFMILHVYRWAKYIFLPSYYLPQHFIEFLSKPFYSSQFLASQSQGEEQSYDKIIVLSEESKNDNESEEQMRNAKQLLQGSHEEILRPKEVSDFTPLVHS from the exons ATGGACCCACGAGGCTGGCCCTGCCTCATTTGCAGCTGCCTCTTCTGGTCAG TGCATGGGATGGTACCAGAACCTCAGAATGTAAGACTTCATTCAGTTATGTTCGACACTTTTCTCCAGTGGGATCCACCTCATTTTCACAAAGGAAGCATGACTTACACAGTTCAGTATAAAGT ATATGGAAATGGGTTCACTGATTTATGCCAAAGAACTGACGTCACAAAGTGCAATATTTCAAGTATCCCTATACATGGTAGTTACATTGTAAGACTTAGAACTGAAGTTGAGGAGGAGCGATCAGACTGGGTAAACATCACCTTCACACCATTCAGTGACA CAATCATTGAACCACCTGCTGTACAAGCTGAAGCTACAACACCCGGGGTCTTGATTGTACAAATCACAGACCCACTTGTTTCTAGAGATGGTGGCAAATATTCCATAAAACATTTTTATGGCCATGGTTTTGTGACTTACAAGATGCGAATTTGGAAGAAAGATTATGATGGTGAACAG GTTAGATATGTGAATATAACACAGTCTTCTAAAACATTGCCTGATCTGGATCCTGGGACAACATATTGCCTTCAGGCTCAAGCATTTATTGTtgaattaaataaaaatggggaCTGGAGTAACGCTTTATGTATCACTACAACTGACAATG GTATAAATACAGTGCAGCTGACTATTATCCTGCTATCAGTGTTGGCTTTGTTACCTTTCATCTGCTTTATGATTTTACATGTTTATCGATGGGCCAAATACATCTTCTTACCTTCGTATTATTTACCACAACATTTCATAGAG ttTTTAAGCAAGCCTTTTTACAGTTCTCAGTTTCTTGCATCTCAGTCTCAAGGAGAAGAACAGTCCTACGACAAGATAATTGTCCTTTCAGAGGAGTCAAAAAACGATAATGAATCTGAGGAACAAATGAGAAATGCAAAGCAGCTACTCCAAGGTTCTCATGAAGAAATCCTTAGGCCAAAAGAAGTTTCAGATTTTACGCCTCTGGTACACTCTTAA